Proteins encoded by one window of Halomonas sp. SH5A2:
- a CDS encoding DUF433 domain-containing protein has translation MTAFTNIGLYSPKQAERLIGVEAEKIRRWLMPERSTKGPLWEPEPHALGAEDTLSFKDLLELRAVAEFRRHNVSLSVIREALHTLSEYLKRDYPLINPQLSTDGKQVFLKALEESGETSVIDLVKRQNVFKDVIVPSLIAGIKFDADGHPILWQPDPENPNIVVDPRFAFGKPIVLPSHMPTATLAQAVEVEGSPEDAARAYDVTQEEVEDAVKFEKRILSGALLH, from the coding sequence ATGACCGCATTCACTAACATCGGGCTTTACAGCCCCAAGCAAGCAGAGCGCCTGATTGGCGTAGAAGCGGAGAAGATTCGCCGCTGGCTCATGCCTGAGCGGTCGACCAAAGGGCCACTATGGGAACCTGAACCCCACGCACTAGGCGCTGAAGACACGCTCAGCTTTAAGGATCTGCTGGAGCTTCGTGCTGTGGCAGAATTCCGCCGTCACAATGTCAGTTTATCGGTGATCCGTGAGGCTCTACATACGCTTAGCGAGTACCTAAAGCGTGATTACCCCCTGATCAACCCGCAGCTAAGCACCGATGGCAAACAGGTGTTCTTGAAGGCACTGGAAGAGAGTGGCGAAACGTCCGTTATTGACTTGGTCAAACGCCAGAACGTCTTCAAAGATGTCATTGTGCCTTCGCTAATAGCGGGTATTAAGTTTGATGCAGATGGGCACCCAATTCTTTGGCAGCCAGATCCTGAAAACCCCAACATCGTAGTCGACCCTCGTTTCGCCTTTGGCAAGCCCATCGTGCTGCCCAGCCATATGCCCACCGCCACGTTAGCCCAAGCGGTAGAGGTAGAAGGTAGCCCTGAAGATGCAGCTCGTGCGTACGATGTGACACAAGAAGAGGTTGAAGATGCTGTAAAATTCGAGAAAAGGATTTTATCGGGTGCACTTCTTCATTGA
- a CDS encoding phage late control D family protein codes for MSTKTQSHPKPSYRITLDGTDITPRINGRLISLTLREQRGLEADQLDITLTDHDGHLAIPPRGAELHVAFGWQHEGLVDKGRFTVDEIQHSGTPDQLTIRASSADMRGQLPGKRTQSWHELTLGEIVSTIASRHDLEPVVAATLKGIRLGHIDQTEESDLNFLTRIGERFDAIAAIKAGRMLLTVAGEGLTASGQAMTPITLTRRDGDQHRFSVTDRDAYSGVKAYWNDTRGAERKTVLAGTADNAKQLRPTYATDDALTAARAEWQRIQRGLAEFELTLALGRADILPETPLTLSDYKPQIDGTDWLVTEVEHSLNDGGFGTQVRCEVSGA; via the coding sequence ATGAGCACCAAAACGCAAAGCCACCCCAAGCCCAGCTACCGCATCACGCTGGACGGCACCGACATCACCCCGCGCATCAATGGGCGGCTGATCAGCCTGACGCTACGCGAACAGCGCGGCCTGGAAGCGGACCAGCTGGATATCACTCTGACCGACCACGATGGCCATCTCGCCATTCCCCCACGCGGCGCCGAGCTGCACGTCGCCTTTGGTTGGCAACACGAAGGGCTGGTGGATAAAGGCCGCTTTACGGTGGATGAGATCCAGCACAGCGGCACGCCGGACCAACTCACAATTCGTGCAAGCTCGGCGGATATGCGCGGCCAACTGCCCGGCAAACGCACACAAAGCTGGCACGAACTCACCCTGGGCGAGATCGTCAGCACCATCGCCAGCCGCCACGACCTGGAGCCGGTGGTCGCCGCCACCCTTAAAGGCATTCGCCTGGGCCACATCGACCAAACGGAAGAATCCGACCTTAATTTTCTCACCCGCATTGGCGAGCGCTTTGACGCCATTGCTGCCATCAAAGCCGGGCGCATGCTGCTCACCGTGGCAGGCGAAGGGCTCACCGCCAGCGGCCAGGCCATGACGCCCATCACCCTCACCCGCCGCGACGGCGACCAGCACCGGTTTAGTGTGACCGACCGCGACGCCTACAGCGGCGTTAAAGCCTACTGGAACGACACACGCGGCGCAGAACGCAAAACCGTACTCGCCGGCACCGCCGACAACGCCAAGCAACTGCGCCCCACCTACGCCACCGACGACGCCCTGACCGCCGCCCGCGCCGAATGGCAACGTATCCAGCGTGGGCTGGCAGAGTTTGAGCTAACCCTCGCCTTGGGGCGGGCTGACATACTCCCGGAAACACCACTTACCCTCAGCGACTACAAGCCCCAGATCGACGGCACCGACTGGCTGGTGACAGAGGTGGAGCATAGCCTGAATGATGGGGGCTTTGGGACGCAGGTGAGGTGTGAGGTGAGCGGGGCATAA
- a CDS encoding PIN-like domain-containing protein, which yields MHFFIDENISPHIANALNHLAKLCSENHTVMHARDVNGGFGVPDQEWLERLQQSDETWVILSKDRFQKGDPEMYAFENCGITTINLGTDWKKKKVWETALRLIEWWPIISREVLQAPGPMHYDLTWVKSQKLKGRQKKVTN from the coding sequence GTGCACTTCTTCATTGACGAAAATATCAGCCCTCACATCGCCAATGCTCTCAACCACTTAGCCAAACTCTGCAGTGAAAATCACACTGTCATGCATGCCAGAGACGTCAACGGCGGCTTTGGTGTGCCTGATCAGGAATGGCTCGAACGTCTCCAGCAATCTGATGAAACCTGGGTCATCCTTTCCAAGGATCGCTTTCAAAAAGGCGACCCTGAAATGTACGCGTTTGAGAATTGTGGGATCACCACGATCAATTTGGGTACTGACTGGAAAAAGAAGAAGGTCTGGGAAACCGCTTTGCGGTTAATCGAATGGTGGCCGATCATATCAAGAGAAGTTTTACAGGCTCCAGGCCCCATGCACTATGACCTTACCTGGGTAAAATCCCAGAAACTCAAAGGCCGGCAGAAAAAAGTCACCAATTGA